A part of Candidatus Methylacidiphilales bacterium genomic DNA contains:
- a CDS encoding winged helix-turn-helix domain-containing protein, translated as MATKKMDPVRQEHPAGFTYLSNHAHVLVCLNQDPEMRLRDIAVSVGITERAVQRIIAELEAAGSLRHEREGRRNRYEIQKRSRLRHPLESHCTVGGLLDWITGLKS; from the coding sequence ATGGCCACAAAAAAAATGGATCCGGTCCGCCAGGAACACCCGGCAGGATTCACTTATTTGAGCAACCATGCGCACGTTCTGGTTTGTTTGAACCAAGATCCCGAGATGCGATTACGGGATATTGCCGTCTCGGTGGGCATCACCGAGCGGGCGGTTCAAAGGATCATCGCCGAGTTGGAAGCCGCCGGTTCCCTGCGACATGAACGCGAAGGCCGCAGGAACCGCTACGAAATCCAAAAGCGGTCTCGACTTCGCCATCCGCTTGAATCGCATTGCACGGTGGGCGGATTGCTGGATTGGATCACCGGCCTGAAATCGTAG
- the lipA gene encoding lipoyl synthase — translation MDSIAALPSPSSSSSRKPSWLRAKVPGGAAYQEVRDLVHSNTLHTVCESAHCPNLGECWSRGTATLMILGNTCTRSCGFCAIDTGKPPTTDWGEPARVADAVKTMKLKHAVITSVARDDLKDGGAEIWARTIRAVRHVNPHTAIEVLIPDFKGHWDDLDTVLNARPDILNHNVETVPRLHKVVRPQAKYERTLELLRRAKDRGFTTKCSMMLGIGELVEEIDATLRDLAAIKVDILTLGQYLRPTPQHLPVDRWVTPEEFARWKARALELGFGVCESGPMVRSSYHADEQSAKYTRSEKAV, via the coding sequence GTGGACAGCATCGCAGCACTTCCTTCCCCCTCCTCATCCTCGTCGCGCAAGCCTTCCTGGCTGCGGGCCAAAGTCCCGGGCGGGGCGGCCTACCAGGAAGTCCGCGATCTGGTCCATTCCAATACCCTCCATACCGTCTGCGAGAGCGCGCATTGCCCGAACCTGGGGGAATGCTGGTCCCGGGGCACGGCCACACTGATGATCCTGGGGAACACCTGCACCCGTTCCTGCGGATTTTGCGCCATCGACACCGGCAAACCGCCGACCACCGACTGGGGCGAGCCGGCCCGGGTGGCCGATGCGGTCAAAACGATGAAGCTCAAACACGCCGTCATCACCTCGGTGGCACGCGACGATCTCAAGGACGGCGGGGCCGAAATCTGGGCCCGCACCATCCGTGCCGTCCGGCACGTCAATCCTCACACCGCCATCGAAGTCCTCATCCCCGATTTCAAGGGGCATTGGGACGACCTGGACACCGTGCTCAATGCCCGACCCGACATCCTCAACCACAATGTGGAGACCGTCCCGCGTCTGCACAAAGTGGTCCGCCCCCAGGCCAAATACGAACGAACCCTCGAGCTGCTGCGCCGGGCCAAGGACCGCGGTTTCACCACCAAGTGTTCGATGATGCTCGGCATCGGCGAGCTGGTGGAGGAAATCGACGCCACCCTGCGCGACCTGGCGGCGATCAAGGTCGATATCCTCACCCTCGGCCAGTATCTCCGTCCCACCCCGCAGCACCTGCCGGTTGACCGCTGGGTCACTCCGGAGGAATTCGCCCGATGGAAGGCCCGGGCGCTGGAACTGGGCTTCGGGGTTTGCGAAAGCGGCCCGATGGTGCGTAGTTCCTATCATGCCGATGAGCAATCGGCCAAATACACCCGGTCCGAAAAGGCCGTTTAA
- a CDS encoding TIGR00730 family Rossman fold protein, with the protein MKRLCVYCGSSMGSRAEYREAAESFGSLLAREKIGLVYGGGNVGLMGVVADAVMAGGGEVIGVIPQALVDKEVAHFQVTRLHVVDTMHERKAMMAGLADGFVALPGGYGTLEELFEILTWSQLGFHPKPVGLLNTHGYYDPLLGFLHRMVEEGFLREDHRTFLAVADEGEALLCVLRRSVPAGVAKW; encoded by the coding sequence ATGAAACGGTTGTGTGTGTATTGCGGGTCTTCGATGGGGAGCCGTGCGGAATACCGGGAGGCGGCGGAGTCTTTTGGCTCCCTTCTGGCCAGGGAGAAGATCGGGCTGGTCTACGGCGGCGGGAATGTCGGACTCATGGGTGTGGTCGCCGATGCGGTCATGGCCGGGGGAGGGGAGGTCATTGGGGTGATTCCGCAGGCGCTGGTGGACAAGGAAGTGGCCCACTTCCAGGTGACCAGACTCCATGTCGTCGACACCATGCATGAACGCAAGGCGATGATGGCAGGACTGGCCGACGGATTCGTGGCTCTTCCGGGGGGATATGGGACGCTGGAGGAACTGTTCGAGATCCTTACTTGGAGCCAGCTCGGCTTCCATCCCAAGCCGGTCGGCCTTCTCAACACACACGGCTACTACGATCCTCTGCTGGGGTTTCTCCATCGGATGGTGGAGGAAGGCTTCCTCCGGGAGGATCACCGAACTTTTCTGGCGGTGGCCGATGAGGGGGAGGCGTTGCTGTGTGTCTTGCGCCGGTCGGTCCCGGCGGGCGTTGCCAAGTGGTAA